The Vibrio sp. 16 genome segment ATCGACGCTGTATAACTCTCTTCTTTCGTGATGATCTTACGTGTCGTTTCAATCCCTAACAGCTTGTCCGTTTTATCAAGTCCCTTTTCTATCAATCCAAGAAAGCTTTGTGGATTTGGCTTTGATTTATAAATAACGATTGGCTTTAAACCAAGCGACTGAGTTTCTGCCAAAGCACTCTGAGTGAAAACTAGTGATGAGAATATCGCTAGTAGGGCAACAATGTTTAAAATAGGTTTCACTAAATCAAAGCCTGTATGTGCGCATTTGATATGCATCTAGTTATTGACAGCAAACGCAGGATTTTATTGTATGTTTAATCGTCATTCAATTGTCGTCGTCAAAAAGCCAGATATTTAGTAATAAAACCTTATATCCAATTATTTAGCAGTGAAAATTATCACTTGAGAGTCTGATAGCCTGAGTAGATTCGGGTAAAGGTTGTAAACCAACAGGCAAAACCAAATGCATATGCAATGATGGAATAATGCGCAGGCATTAGACAGAACAGCACGAAACATCCGATGGTTTCTGTTCCCTCGGTTAAACCACTCATGTAGTACAACGACTTGTTTTTGTAGATTGGATTTTCTATGCCTCTCTTGTTTGCCATTACTGCAAACGCGAGGAAACTGCTGCCGGTGCCAATAAACGCAAAGATTAAAAAGGCACTCGCTAATGCATTTTGTTCAGGGTTAGCAAGCGCGAAACCAAATGGAATTAATGAGTAGAACAGGAAGTCTAAACTGATATCCAGAAAACCTCCCGCATCAGTAATGCCTTGTATCCGCGCCAGTGCACCATCAAGCCCATCAGCTATTCGATTGAGCAAAATAAAGATAAGCGCTAATTCAAATTGTTGATAATACAGCGCAGGTAAAGCAAAACAGCCAACAATAAAACCTCCCACAGTGATTTGATTCGCCCTAATGCCAAAGGTATCAAGACGTTTTGCTGCCGAGGAGAGTGGGTTTCGAATGAGTTTTATACTGTAACGATCAAGCATGGTCTATGTTCCAGCTGGGTAATATTAAGTTTCCATCTTTGGGTATGTCGCTTTGGTCATGCGTCACGAGCAGAGTGGGAATACTCGCTTTTCTGAGTTGGTCAAATACCCAGTCTCTGAACTGTATACGTAACTGTTTGTCTAGCTTGCTAAATGGTTCATCGAGCAACACTGCCGAAGGCTTAGTGAGCAACATGCGAGCTAAGCTGACTCGAGCGCGCTGCCCTCCGGATATTTGTTCTGGATACGAATGTGCTATTTTCTCCAACCCTATATGACCCAATGCGCGTAAAGCGTGAACCTCTCTATCATTCGGTTTGACCGACTCTGGGAGAGCAAACGCCAAATTTTGCCAAACGTTTAGATGAGGGAAGAGCAAATCGTCTTGAAACAGTATCCCTACGCCTCTTTTGTGGGGGGGAATGTCTAATAAGCTCTTACCATTAAGTATCACATCGCCTTGAGGGTGAAAGTCGTCGCTGAGATGACCTGCTACTAGGTTGAGCAGCGTTGATTTTCCACAGCCACTTGGTCCCATAATTACTGCTACCGTGCCTGCTTCAATATCTAACGTTAGGGGAGAAAACAGCGGTTGCTTGTGCTTATCATGGATGACGATGTTTTCGAGCCGTAGCGTCATTGATTCGTGATTCCTTATGTATGATTTGAGGTGCTTTCTTCCTACTTAAATAGAACCGAGGTAGGAGTATCGCCAAAGAGAAAAATGCGAAAGGAAGAAGCGCTTGCCACAATGCGTAAATCGCGGTCACACGACGATCGTAGCCACTCGAGAGAGCGACAGCTTCCGTAGTAATGGTAGCGATGCGACCCGCGCCCAGCATCAATGTCGGTAAGTATTGCGCCAAACTGACGCTCGCCCCAATTGCCCATGCATAAAAAATGGGTTGAAGTAATATTTTTGTCTTTATCTGAACGAATACTTGCCAAGGGGTTTTACCGAGGCTAAGCGCGACCTGAGAGTATTGGTTGTTGTAACTTTTCCAAGAGCCATCCAACGCTAGGTAGACAAATGGAAAAGCGAAAAAGACATGCGACCAAATCACCCAAACGTAATAGTTATCATTGGATACATAGAGCGTTGAAACTTGCAAACCAAATAACAGTGAAAGCTGTGGCATCAACATGGGTAATACAATGACATAGCTTGGTAAGTGAAGCCGATACTTGAGCCGGTACTCATGTGCCAATATCGCCAAACCGAGAGCGATTAAAGCGCTGATGAGAGCGAGGTTGATACTTTCGCCCAGTATCGGTAAAAAAGAGCCCGATTCGTTTGCCCAAAATCGAAAGCTAAAGTTTGAAGGAAGCAGATCAGGAAAGCGCCACCTATGGGCCACAGACCACATGGCCATGATTGGCATAAGTAACACATTAATAAACGCAATACTCAGGACAACAAATGTGCCTGGTAAACGAAGCCCGAAGCGGCCAGAGTATTGCCAGCTTTTCTTGTTGACCAGATATCGCTCCACTAAGTAGACCGTCAATAACAGGCACGCGCAAATGACAAAGAGTAACATCGCCCCCGCAGCGGCTCGGGGCAACAGTGATAAATCTGGCTCTGCAAACCACTGCCATACCAATACGGCAAGTGTTGGTGGCGTAGTTGGGCCTAGCACCAGTGCGAAATCAACGACAGAAGCTCCGTAAGCGATGACGGCAAACAGAGGGAAGCGCATTTTATTTAGCCATTGGGGTAAAACGACTTTCCACCAAAATTGGTGAGGAGAATATCCCAGAGACGTCGAGACTTTAGCTAAGTTGTCGACGTTGATTTGATGCAAGATTGGGATACTCATCAAAAGCAAGAAAGGTAACTCTTTCAAGGCAAGGGCTAACGTCAGCCCGATAGCAAACGGATCGTGCACCAGCCATGATGCCGCCGATTGGTCACCTTGAAACCAAGGGAGTGTATTTAACACTCGATTGGATAAACCGGTTGAAGCAAACAAAAAAGCGAATCCGATAGCAAAGGCGACGTGAGGCACGGCTAGCAGAGGGGACAACAAGTTTTCGACGTATTTCCAACGTCTGCTGTTCCAAAGGCTTTGCAACACCATAAAGCACAAAGCTAATGATAAGTAGGTACTGACTAATGCAGAGAATATCGTCAATAAGCTTGAAGTTATAAACCCAGGCCACGCCAAGGCTTGGCGATAGCCTGAGAGTGATAGTTCGAATGAACCAATGGGTGGCAAGTAACCTACAGACGAGAGCATGACGCCTAATATCCCAGGAAGTGTGGGTAGGATCACGATGAAAATCAATAATAAATACGCAGCTCTAAACATCAGGCTCTCGTTGTAACACTCAATTTAATTTCCGTAACGCTTCTGCCATTCGGTCTCAATCGCAGTTTGCCAACTAGGATGAGGCTCCGCGACTGACTTGAACAGTTTCGTGTTTTTAGCTGAACCACTAACAAACTCGTTTTTAAGCACAGATGGATCACCCCATATAGTTAAATCGCCTTTGCGAGATTGAGCCTCTGGGCTTAGGAGGAAGTTGATCGCCACTCGTGCACCTTCGGAAGCATTTGCATTCCAAGGAATGGCGAGAAAGTGAATATTAGATAGCGCCCCTGATTCCATTGCATACGCCTTAGTCGTTTCTGCTAGCGTGCCATTCGCTTGAGAAGAAAACACTGCGTTTGGGTTAAAGGTAATAGCTAGATCCAACTGGCCATCATCCAACAGTTGGAACGTTTCTGCGCTACCTCCGGGAAACTGCTCGCCTTTGCGCCAAGCTACTTTGTGAAACTCTTCTAGGTATTGCCATAACGGCGCTGTCACCTGTTCGAAGTTATCAGCGTTTACAGGTTGACTCAGCGACGGATCGTTTGCTGTAAGCTCGATGAGAAGCGCTTTTAAAAAGCTGGTGCCATGAAACTCAGGTGGCTGAGGATACGTCACTTTATTTGGGTAGGCTTTTGCGTAGCTCAATAGCTCAGTAAAAGACATAGGTGGATTGTTCAGCGTTTGAGTATCGTGAATAAAAACCAACTGGCCAACTCCCCAAGGCGCTTCCAGTCCTTCGGTTGGTTCGGAGAAATCACTATCGACAGGTAAAGTTTTATCAACATATTCCCAATTTGGTAATTGCTCTACAAACGGTCCAAACAGCAATTGATTGGATTTCATAGACTTGAAGTTTTCACCGTTGATCCAAACCATATCAACGCTGCCGCCTTGGTTTTTCCCCGCGGCTTTTTCAGCAATCAGTCGTGTTGTTGTTTCGGCTATATCTGAGACTTTTACGTGCTTTAACGTTACGCCATATTGTTGATTCAGTTGCTCGCCGGCCCAACGAATGTAGTTATTGATTTCTTGGCTGCCCCCCCAAGCGTGAAAATACACGGTTTGGCCTTTTGCTTGTTCGGTAATATCTTGCCAAGTATTGCTGGCATAGGCAGCAGTGGAAAGTAATGTGGTGAAAAGTAAACTGATAAGCCTTGTCATAACATTCCCTGAGTATGATTAAAATGGTCTATTTCCATGTAGAGACCGAGCACCGGCCCACATTCTTTCATTATGACGGAAAAATACTAATTTTTTTATGTATTTGCTGATTAAATGTATCAATGGGTTAGGAACAAAAAAAAGCAGCCACGTTGGGCTGCTTATTTGTATTGAGAGTCAGTTACTTTTTCCAGTCACTGAGCTTGAATGTAAGAGTGTGCACATCATTCTTTAGCGTTAAATTCTCTTCAGTTAGAGAAATTGTGCTCCAATCAGAAAGGGTTTGAGAAAATGCTTGCTCAATATCCATGATATCTCCAACACACATCTTCATCGTCATTCCCATTTTCTCGACACGAAACTGATTGTCTTTTAACTCTGCTTGGCCAAAGAAATTGTTGCAGCCAGCATTGCCGTTTGCCATCATTTTTTCGCCGATCTCTAGGTTTGGTGATTGCTGGCGTCCTTCAGTTTTCACTTCGTTTCCGTCGACACTGACCAGTACCCAATTATGGTGTAGTAGATCGTTTGCGGAGATCTGCTTTACATCGTCACTGTTGCTTGCGCAAGCCGTCATCAGAAAAGGCAGCGATACTGCAGCAAGGAATGTTTTTGGACTAAACTTCATAATAATCGACTCCAATATACGGATAGACTCGTCGGAAGTACGACGACAAATATGGGTGCCAGTATAGTTAATAAAACGCTGTTTTTGTCAGCTTTGCGTCATAGTTTGTTGCAAATCACATTGTGGAAGTTATTGATAAACATTCGGTTACGCTTATCGTAAATTAGAATCTGGTGATTAAAGGAGGCTGGATGGAGCAACTAGAATTTTTTAACGTTCCAAGTCCTTGTATTGGAGTATGCACCGTCGATGAGCGGGGCTACTGCAAAGGATGCATGCGAAAGCGAGAAGAGCGTTTTAATTGGTTGTCTATGACTCCCGCCCAGCAGTTGCATGTCATTAAGTTGTGCCGTCAGCGATACTTGCGGAAAATAAAGCAAGGAAAGAGCAATCCAGAAGACATTTCTTCTACTATTAGCCCTCAACAAGAACTTTTTTAACGCTCATGGTGAGGTAAAGAAAGTACAAACGTGTAAATGTCATACCAGATGCCTTCGCATCGTTCTTAAATCAATAAAAGAGACGCATTAAAAAGTCGTTTCACGCCTCTTCACTTAATATTTCTCACGGTTATTTCATACCCCAGCGATCGCTTACCCAACCACCGGCTGTTTCGTCAAAGTGATTACCAGAAAAACGGTGGTTTTTATCTATGGTATTGTCAACTTCTGGTCGAGCATCGATAAGGGATTGGATATAACTGGCCATTGGATCACCGCAACTAAGCCGCTCTCTCCGAGTTGCGACCTCTTTAATCAGTTGAAGTCGATATGAGTTGCTTGCACGTTTCATTTTGTGATCCTCCGTGGTTGTGACACTAATATGAAAAGTTAGAAGCTCAAATCGATCCCGTCAACGCAGGAACACTGTTTTTTAGCATTATTCTCTTTGTCGAAAGCGATAGGTTGGAGCTAAGAATCACTTGAGATTGTTAAGTGGTTAAAATGTCGAATAATTCACTAAATACGCGACTCGAACATTCACAAAAAATTAACAAAGGGGGGCTGATGACGAAAAGTCTTGGGGTATTTTAGGCAGGATGCTTTGTTCTAGTTATTCAAAGCCCCACGATTGCAGAGCTTTGAATTGAATTAGTTGCTTTCACAGGTTTGTGCAGACACTAACTCGTCAGCCATCAGTTGACCGCGGGTATTGCGTATTTTTATCCGGTAGGTTAATCCAGCGTTGAGGTTTCCTCGAATCGATGGATTGGTGCAATATGTATTGATGCTGTGCTTTAAAACCGCTGAAGTTGGTTTTGCACCGGCTTGATCTTGGTTGTATACCATCATCAATTCAATCGTTGTACCACTTGCTGACGCGCGCATTACAGAGAGAGGGCCAACTTCAAGTGGTAGCTCAGAAGAAAGAAGTTGAGCACGGTTGTCTGCCAACAACTCCAAATTTCGTTGTTGTTGCGCATTAGACGAACATCCAAACATCGCGGCCAAAACCGTGAGCAATAGAGTGTTTTTGATGTAATTCGTCATGGTTAGAACACTTTCTTAAAGGGTTTGACGATGACTTTCTCGTAAACTCCAGCTGCAACATACGGGTCGGCATCTGCCCAAGATTGAGCCTCGGCGAGAGAGTCAAACTCTGCAATAACGGTTGAACCAGTAAAACCTGCTTCCGCTGGGTTTTCTGAGTCAACAGCAGGCATTGGCCCAGCTGTCAATAAACGACCTTGGTCTTGCAATGCTTGGAGTCTTTCTAGATGAGCAGGGCGAACGCTGAGTCGTTTTTCTAGAGAGTTTTCCACGTCTTGAGAAAATATAACGTACCACATGACGAGATATCCTTATTTGGTATTGGGCAGATAGGCTAACACTTTACTTAAATTCGATTCATTTAAAAGTAGTTACGACAATATTTTTGTGAAATCAAACATTAAGCGGTGACAATAGGACGTGGTTTACCGTTACCATCAATAGCCACGTAATTAAAGGTGGCTTCACAAACTTGATAGCGAGATTGTATGCCATCTTCAGTTACGGGTTTTACCCATACTTCCAAATTGATTGACATTGACGTCCGGCCAATTTTGGTACATTCACCGTAGCAACATACCACGTCGCCTACTTTTACCGGTTTTTTAAACGTGATACTCGATACGGATACGGTAACGATACGACCTGCTGAGATCTCTTTCGCTAAGATACCGCCAGCCAAGTCAAGTTGAGACATAATCCAACCGCCAAAAATATCCCCATTAGCGTTGGTATCGGCAGGCATGGCTAAAGTGCGCAATAAAAGTTGGCCTCTTGGGGCGCAATTTTCTGAATTCATAAGTAACATCCACAACAAACAAAACAGCGGCTAGTGAGCCGCTGGAAATCCTTTACAAGGAGAATGAGGTGGATTGTAACAAAACTTGCCGCGTTGTCGCCAGAACCACGCCTATGAGCGAAATAATCTCGCGATGTGTATATCTAAGAATCGAGAAAGCGAACGCATTGTAAATGGTTAAGTGTGAATTTGGCGCTTCCAGTCTTCTAGATAACCTTCATTACGTAAGTTATCGACGGTTGATTCTAACTCTTCGTCGCTCATCGCAAAGCAACTAGATTTACCCGTCATCAGGTTTAGATATTCGTGATATTCCATTTCTGTAAAGTGACCCAATCGGTCGACTAGAAGACTTTTAATCCCATGATGGATAAGTCGGTAATATGTATGACGATGAACTTCCATAACCAGCCCCTTACAGCTACCAACAAAGTCGAGACTTTGCCGCTTTGAGTGATGTAGTGAAAAGATGCATGATTGGTGCCATAAAAAACGTCAAAAATAGGGGGATGTTGCCTCAAAACTCCTAGCGGTGAGTCATTCTGAGAATTGACGTTTCAAAATGAGAAAATCAGTGTGTGGCGTTACTATGCGGGTTCTTTCGTCTCAAACGTTCCGATTAAAATTCGTTCCAAGGCATTTTTTGTTGTCGGTTTAGAGAGACGACCATCCATGAGCTGACTCATGCGCAATATGTCTTGTTCACCAGACTCACCGGAGAGAGCAATAATCGGTATAGCAGGGTAGGATTGTTTGATGATGCCCGCCGCTTCGAATCCATCCATTACTGGCATCTGTATATCCATAAAGATTAGGTCAATTGGATTATTGTGGATGATTTCAATCGCGACTTTTCCATTGTTAGCGAGTACCACACGGTAGCCAAGTTGTTCCAAATAAAGTTTTACCAACGCTCGTTGGACTTCTTTATCGTCAACCACAAGGATTAATTGAGGCTTACTGGCGACACTGATAGGCTTCGCTTGAATAGTGGCGGACGCCGTAACTCGCGGAGTAAGTGGTGTTTCTTCCGGTGCGATTGAGATGTTACTGATCGGAAATGACAGCGTAAATTCCGTATAATGCCCATACTCGGAACGGCAACGAATAGAACCTCCAAACGACTTCATTACACGTTGACAATAGCCTAAACCAAGCCCGCTACCACCGCTCTTGTTGTGACTGAAAAAATCATCAAAGATTCGGCTGAGCAGATCTTCGGGGATCCCTGGGCCTAAGTCTTTAATTATTATACTATTTTCATAGTCATTGACGTCAGTTCGGATCTCGATACAGCTTGAAGGGTAGGAGTCAAAATAGTAAACCGCATTTCTTAATATGTTGAACATTACAAAGTTAAACAAGGTTTCATTTATCTTGGCAATAAAGTCATGTTCGGCGGTTATCTTTACTTTCTTGGCGTCCTCGTTGCTATCGAACCCATACAGTGAAACTGCGTTGTTGATTGCTGTGCGGATGGATGTAGGTTCGACAGGCTCTTGGTCAAGTGACGAGTTGTTCACCTCTCTTAAAATGATGTCGATTAACTGGCGACCGCGCGCGATTGCTGAGCGACCTTGTTCCACGTGACGGTACAGCTCTTTAGTGGTTGCATGAGCCAACAGTTTTTCATTCAAACATTCAAACTCTAATTGCACTTGAGCCAAAGGGTTTCTCATCTCGTGAGCGATTGAGTTAGCTAATGCTTGGGCTTGTCGCAAACGCTGATCGTAGTTGATATGGACTTGGGCTTTTTTCAATACGCGAGACAACGCGACCAATTCCTCATAAGAGAAGTTGTGTCCATCTGGTTTATGGCTTGAGACGAGCACATGAGAAAGCTTGTTTTTCGACTCGTATAGCGGTAGGACTAGAGCATAATCAGTCTCGTTCATTTGGCTATGAAGTTCAGACAACTCTTTCGTTTTGGTTTGCTCCAGTTCATCTTCGAGTTCATCAATTACCAACGGATCGGTGTGGCTTTCAAAGTATTGCCTATAGGTGTTTGCCCCTTGGTAGTCATCGAGCAGTTTTAGCTTGTCATTCGGGACACCTAAATATCGCGCGAGGTGTGAAACGGCTTGAGAAGGAGACTGCTGAAACATATCTTCGAGACGCACGATTTTGTCAGCGGGTGAAAGTGTCGTGCCATACATCAAGAAATTGGCAATGACCTTGGTTCTTTTGTAAAGATATGGCCAAGTAGCCCCGATGACAATCGTGCTTAATAGAAGAGATGTGGTAGTAAGTTCAATTGAGTTACTAACCAACAACAGTGTCAAGGTATAGATAAGACCTGTAAGGATGGCAGCGATCGAGACAGTACAAATATGACGGAAGCTGTAAAAGCGAGACGCCAAGATGGCGTAACCCATAAAGAGCATCTCACTAACAGATAGAGCTGGTGGCAGCCAAGTTAACGAGAAATCTTGGAAAAAATAGGTGAACCCCAACTGAATGATGGCGGTAGAACACATGAAAATAGTCATCCCCAGCAACATATAATTGATTCTGGTTCGACGTATTCTCTTCGCACTACCGCGAATCGAAAATAGATTAATAAACGTGAGTACTACCAAGGTTGTTAAGCCTAGGAAGAAGGGCTTGGTGTAGTCACCAAAATCAATGACAAATTGGCTGGGTGCGACGATAGTGACGCCGCGAATGGTTAGATCTGGGATCAGGTTCCAAGATAGGCATAACACAAATGTGATGAGTGCGAGCGCTCGTTGAATATCCCAAGGCTTACTGCGAGTGTAATGATGTTTGAGCTTTACGGTGAACTGATAAGCGGATGCAAATGCGACCAAAGCAGATAAGTTTGCCACTATTGCCATCCATACGGCAGTGCTTTCACCAAAATCGACCAAGTACCCGGTATGGAAGTAGGCGTTACTCAATATCCATATTGACAGTCCTAGCGTGTAGCTTATGTAGTAGCTGTATGATTTAACACTCTTACCGCCAAAACGCTTGTGTAATGATAAACAGAAGTAGCCCGCCCACACAAAAACGAGTACTGCGGTAAGAATCAGAACGATGGCTTTGGGGTAAAAAGTGTTCGCAGCAAAAGTACTAAGCATGGTTGAGCTCATTGTGACGTGTCTTTTTTATTTGTTGTAAAGTTTGTTGCTTGTAGCGGCGATAATCTGAGGATGTTAAAGCGTGGTGCATTTGAGGAACAACCCAAGCCCCTTTATACGTTGGATTATCTGATCCCACTAACGTGCATGACCCAAATTGGCAATAAGATCCCAAAGATAAGCTTTCATAGTACTTGATCATCAAAGGTTG includes the following:
- a CDS encoding CDP-alcohol phosphatidyltransferase family protein — protein: MLDRYSIKLIRNPLSSAAKRLDTFGIRANQITVGGFIVGCFALPALYYQQFELALIFILLNRIADGLDGALARIQGITDAGGFLDISLDFLFYSLIPFGFALANPEQNALASAFLIFAFIGTGSSFLAFAVMANKRGIENPIYKNKSLYYMSGLTEGTETIGCFVLFCLMPAHYSIIAYAFGFACWFTTFTRIYSGYQTLK
- a CDS encoding ABC transporter permease, which encodes MFRAAYLLLIFIVILPTLPGILGVMLSSVGYLPPIGSFELSLSGYRQALAWPGFITSSLLTIFSALVSTYLSLALCFMVLQSLWNSRRWKYVENLLSPLLAVPHVAFAIGFAFLFASTGLSNRVLNTLPWFQGDQSAASWLVHDPFAIGLTLALALKELPFLLLMSIPILHQINVDNLAKVSTSLGYSPHQFWWKVVLPQWLNKMRFPLFAVIAYGASVVDFALVLGPTTPPTLAVLVWQWFAEPDLSLLPRAAAGAMLLFVICACLLLTVYLVERYLVNKKSWQYSGRFGLRLPGTFVVLSIAFINVLLMPIMAMWSVAHRWRFPDLLPSNFSFRFWANESGSFLPILGESINLALISALIALGLAILAHEYRLKYRLHLPSYVIVLPMLMPQLSLLFGLQVSTLYVSNDNYYVWVIWSHVFFAFPFVYLALDGSWKSYNNQYSQVALSLGKTPWQVFVQIKTKILLQPIFYAWAIGASVSLAQYLPTLMLGAGRIATITTEAVALSSGYDRRVTAIYALWQALLPFAFFSLAILLPRFYLSRKKAPQIIHKESRINDATARKHRHP
- a CDS encoding ABC transporter substrate-binding protein, with the translated sequence MTRLISLLFTTLLSTAAYASNTWQDITEQAKGQTVYFHAWGGSQEINNYIRWAGEQLNQQYGVTLKHVKVSDIAETTTRLIAEKAAGKNQGGSVDMVWINGENFKSMKSNQLLFGPFVEQLPNWEYVDKTLPVDSDFSEPTEGLEAPWGVGQLVFIHDTQTLNNPPMSFTELLSYAKAYPNKVTYPQPPEFHGTSFLKALLIELTANDPSLSQPVNADNFEQVTAPLWQYLEEFHKVAWRKGEQFPGGSAETFQLLDDGQLDLAITFNPNAVFSSQANGTLAETTKAYAMESGALSNIHFLAIPWNANASEGARVAINFLLSPEAQSRKGDLTIWGDPSVLKNEFVSGSAKNTKLFKSVAEPHPSWQTAIETEWQKRYGN
- a CDS encoding GspS/AspS pilotin family protein, which encodes MTNYIKNTLLLTVLAAMFGCSSNAQQQRNLELLADNRAQLLSSELPLEVGPLSVMRASASGTTIELMMVYNQDQAGAKPTSAVLKHSINTYCTNPSIRGNLNAGLTYRIKIRNTRGQLMADELVSAQTCESN
- a CDS encoding YciI family protein encodes the protein MWYVIFSQDVENSLEKRLSVRPAHLERLQALQDQGRLLTAGPMPAVDSENPAEAGFTGSTVIAEFDSLAEAQSWADADPYVAAGVYEKVIVKPFKKVF
- a CDS encoding response regulator; its protein translation is MLSTFAANTFYPKAIVLILTAVLVFVWAGYFCLSLHKRFGGKSVKSYSYYISYTLGLSIWILSNAYFHTGYLVDFGESTAVWMAIVANLSALVAFASAYQFTVKLKHHYTRSKPWDIQRALALITFVLCLSWNLIPDLTIRGVTIVAPSQFVIDFGDYTKPFFLGLTTLVVLTFINLFSIRGSAKRIRRTRINYMLLGMTIFMCSTAIIQLGFTYFFQDFSLTWLPPALSVSEMLFMGYAILASRFYSFRHICTVSIAAILTGLIYTLTLLLVSNSIELTTTSLLLSTIVIGATWPYLYKRTKVIANFLMYGTTLSPADKIVRLEDMFQQSPSQAVSHLARYLGVPNDKLKLLDDYQGANTYRQYFESHTDPLVIDELEDELEQTKTKELSELHSQMNETDYALVLPLYESKNKLSHVLVSSHKPDGHNFSYEELVALSRVLKKAQVHINYDQRLRQAQALANSIAHEMRNPLAQVQLEFECLNEKLLAHATTKELYRHVEQGRSAIARGRQLIDIILREVNNSSLDQEPVEPTSIRTAINNAVSLYGFDSNEDAKKVKITAEHDFIAKINETLFNFVMFNILRNAVYYFDSYPSSCIEIRTDVNDYENSIIIKDLGPGIPEDLLSRIFDDFFSHNKSGGSGLGLGYCQRVMKSFGGSIRCRSEYGHYTEFTLSFPISNISIAPEETPLTPRVTASATIQAKPISVASKPQLILVVDDKEVQRALVKLYLEQLGYRVVLANNGKVAIEIIHNNPIDLIFMDIQMPVMDGFEAAGIIKQSYPAIPIIALSGESGEQDILRMSQLMDGRLSKPTTKNALERILIGTFETKEPA
- a CDS encoding ATP-binding cassette domain-containing protein; translated protein: MTLRLENIVIHDKHKQPLFSPLTLDIEAGTVAVIMGPSGCGKSTLLNLVAGHLSDDFHPQGDVILNGKSLLDIPPHKRGVGILFQDDLLFPHLNVWQNLAFALPESVKPNDREVHALRALGHIGLEKIAHSYPEQISGGQRARVSLARMLLTKPSAVLLDEPFSKLDKQLRIQFRDWVFDQLRKASIPTLLVTHDQSDIPKDGNLILPSWNIDHA
- the yciA gene encoding acyl-CoA thioester hydrolase YciA encodes the protein MNSENCAPRGQLLLRTLAMPADTNANGDIFGGWIMSQLDLAGGILAKEISAGRIVTVSVSSITFKKPVKVGDVVCCYGECTKIGRTSMSINLEVWVKPVTEDGIQSRYQVCEATFNYVAIDGNGKPRPIVTA
- a CDS encoding META domain-containing protein, which encodes MKFSPKTFLAAVSLPFLMTACASNSDDVKQISANDLLHHNWVLVSVDGNEVKTEGRQQSPNLEIGEKMMANGNAGCNNFFGQAELKDNQFRVEKMGMTMKMCVGDIMDIEQAFSQTLSDWSTISLTEENLTLKNDVHTLTFKLSDWKK
- a CDS encoding DUF1289 domain-containing protein produces the protein MEQLEFFNVPSPCIGVCTVDERGYCKGCMRKREERFNWLSMTPAQQLHVIKLCRQRYLRKIKQGKSNPEDISSTISPQQELF